The DNA segment GCTCGTGCCCCTAAAGGTAAAAGAGCACGGGGTAAGCGCCCCAGCAAGCGAGGTAAACGAGTCTCTACAATCAGTGCAATCAGCCTCAAAACCGTTGTCACTAACGTAAGTATCGTCGGTTCAACCGATGGTTTGACCTTTGAAGCCTTCATTGCTCGCCACCTGGTTCCGAAACTTTGGAAAGGAGCTTGTGTGATTATGGATAACTACTCGATACACAACCATGACACGATCAGAAAGCTGATTGAGGACGTGGGTGCTAAGTTGATTTATTTACCTCCCTATTCTCCAGACTTTTCACCGATAGAAAATTGCTTCTCAAAGATTAAAAATATTTTGCGGACGATTGGGGCACGCAGCTATCCCGATCTCGCTAATGCCATTGAAGACGCTTTTTCTCAAGTATCTTTGGAAAACCTCAAAAATTGGTTCACTCACTGTTGCTACTACGCCTCACAAGAGTGAAAAATGCTATAATACGTTTATATTTACTTTTGAAGTTACCATATATTTCTTCACTAGCTTCGTACAAATTTTGGTTGTTTGAAACGAATTCAATCGAAGGAATAAGCTCTGATAGAACAGGAATAATTTTACTAGGTTCATTTTCTAGTTTTTCGAGCACTAAACCAATAAAGCAGCTGGCGGCATCAGAGGAATCAAGATAGCCGAAATCACGCTTCATTACATAATCGCGCAACCCGAAAATGTAATACTGAAACGCTTTTACAGGCATGAACCTTATTTCATCTGTTCGCTCTATGACATTTAACTTAAAACTCGATTGCATTTCATCATTGGTTTTTCCAAAAAAAACTTTATAAGCATAACTTGCGTCCAGATCTCTTTCGTACCCAAACCATTCTTTATCTGTTGGAAATTTCTTCATATTTACACTTAACGGCTAGCGTCACCGACTGCAAGGGAGTCGAACGAAGCAAAAAGCATCTCGGTCAGTCTGGTGCACGCAGTTGTTAGCCAACGCTGTTGGGAGATCGCCCCCACCCCATCTCTCCCAGCCGCTCTCTCCCACAACCAACGCCATTGTACTCAACCGTTCGCTGAGCAAAAGAAATCTTTCGGGTCTTTTTAACGTTGGCGGAAAACCTTGCTATACCTAACCTTTGGCTTGGGGGCGATCGCACACCCACCATCACCCTTCAACCTACGGTTTGGAAAACCAGCACTTGAAGGCGATCTCACCCTGACATATTTTGGGACGCTGAACACTCACCAATACCGAGGTTGAACTACACCTCTCACTTGTATCGATAACGCTTTCAACGTTTCTGCTTACTGGAGCTTTCACTGTGAAGAATTATCTCGCCAGCGGAATCTTGTTTTGAACTTTATGATTTAATCTCTAAATCTCAATTATTTAAATCATCTCAAGTGGCAGCACAAGATATTATTGTCCATAATTCTTTGGAAGCAGTTGCTGGTTCTACGGCAGATTTTCGAGGCGTTTTTTTGACGAGGCTTGAGAACTTAGGGGATCTGGGCGTGATCTCCGAAAAAGTTCCGGCTGGTCGCCTAGGGATTCCTCATTACCATCGCCAAGGCATTGATATATTCTGTGTTCTTCAGGGAACTGGCGAGTTACTTCTGGCAGACCTGACCTCCGATGGACAGGGCATGACGAATGAACGCCGGATACCTGTTTCAGCTGGGAGTCTCTACGTGGTTCCTGCTGGCATTATCCACAGTCTATCTGCTAGTGCAGACAGCGATTTGGTGTTTATTAATGTTGCCCCGCCTGAACATATCACTACCGATCGACTGTTTCTGAGTCAGTATCTTCAGTCCTAAGCGACAGCTCCTGGTTGGTTGGTAATTGAGACACTAGGGTAGTGCAGCAGGAAGGGGGATAGCAGTGCCAGCAACAGTCCAACCCCGACAATGGCGCGAGCATAGCCATGTTCAAAGTGTTCAATCAATTGCTGGGAGGGGGGGTCTCCATTTGTGCCTGCTCCACAAGTCGAATCACGCGCCGCAACAGACTACTCTCTGGCGGTTGGTGAACTTTGAGGATTAAAGTTCCAGTACTGTTAAGGGTTCCAGCAAAAACCTCATCCCCAATCGTCTTTTCGATCGGAATCGATTCTCCAGTAATCGCTGCTTGATTTTACGAACAGATTCTGCAAGTCCCCAACTATGGCATTTTTGAGCTAGCAGCCGGAATTCTAGAGTTCTATCGCCTCACAAACGCTAAGCGCTATGAACTGGAAGCTGGCACCGAACAGAAACGTTTTTGGATTCCCGAAATGCAACTTTTCTTGGGAGTCTGGCAGGGAAGCCGGGAAAATCGGGATGGCTATTGGCTGCGCTGGTGGGATGAATCAGGGAATTTGCTCCTCTGGGGCACGGAACAAGTTGAGCAAGAGCGCCAACGGACAGAACAGCTAGCCGCCCAACTCCGCGCCGCCGGAATTGAGCCAGATCTATAAACATGAATACGCTTACCATCAAAGAGCTAACGGATGCAGTTGGCAGCGGCATTACTCTCCGGATGGTGCGGCATTATCACCAGTTGGGATTGATGCCATTATTCAGAGCGATCGCCCGGAAACTACCGGCTCTACACTAACCAGGATTTGGATGTGCAACGCCTGCAACGCATTGTGGCACTGAAGCAGCAGGGTTTTCAGTTGTCCCACATTCATAAACTATTGGAAGCGGAACCAGAAGCTGAACAAGCCACGTTGATGGCGCAACTTCAGCAGCAGTACCAAACCATCATTCGTCAAATTACTCAATTACGGCAGACGGCAACGGCATTAGAGGGGCTGTTGGGGCGCGATCGCCATTGTCAAACGACCCAGGCTGAAGTCCTGTCTCAACTCAAGCTCTTGGATGTCGAAACGAAGGCAGGGTTGGGCGGATTAGAAAAACTTTGGTCTGGCCTAGATACTCAGGTTGATGCCCATCCAGAAGCCTTTCAGGAATCGCTGCAATGGCTGTTGCCAGATCTGGCAGATCGATCGGAAATTGAAGTGGATCTGTTCTCTAAACTGGTGCTGGCGTGTGGCGATGTCAGTCTAGTGCCTTTCGTGAAGTTAGGGAATCGGGCGATCGCGGCGGGTCGTGATGCCCTTAAATCTGGCTGCCCGATTGTGGCGGATATTCCGAAGGTTGTCACACTGGATGTGACTGTACCATTTTGCAAAATCGGTATTTTTATCTCACCTGAGAGATTATTTAACGGGCTAGGAGGGATTCGAACCCCCGACACCGTGGTCCGTAGCCACGTGCTCTAGTCCACTGAGCTACAAGCCCCTGTAGAATTTATACTGTATCACACCCTCTAGCGTTCTGTGACAAGTCGATGGCGAAAAAACTAGCCAAGCTTGCATCCAATGTTCCCCAGCTCACACACTTGGATGCCCAAGGTAAAACTCAGATGGTGGATGTTTCTGAAAAGTTACCAACATTACGACGGGCGATCGCCGGGGGACAGGTAAGAATGTTGCCTGCAACCTTTGCCGCCATTCAAGCAGGCAATGCTCCCAAGGGAAATGTCCTGGAGACAGCTAAGGTAGCAGGGATTATGGCGGCCAAGCAAACGGCTCAATTGATTCCCCTCTGTCATCCTTTACCCCTTCACCAGGTAGAGGTTACTATCTCCGCTGATCCTCAACTACCGGGCTATCAGATCCAGGCTGAAGTAAAAACCAAAGCAGAGACCGGTGTGGAAATGGAAGCTTTGACCGCTGTAGCCATTACGGCTCTTACACTCTATGACATGGCTAAAGCGCTGGAGAAATCTATCCAAATTGAAGATATTCGGCTGCTGAGTAAAACCGGTGGCAAATCTGGCGACTACCAGGCTTGAGCATTGAGGAGTCCAATCACCTAGGTTCAATAGCAAATTGGGTAGTGCTACGCAAGTAATGATGCGTTGTAGTAATGAATGAAATAGAACTGTCGTCCGCAATCATGGCATTTGAACCGTTGTTTCCCATTGTGGATGTGACCATTCTTGACCCTGTGGGAAGAGGCACCACTAGGACAGACAGGCATAGGAGCACAACACCGTGAAACTCTACTTCTCCATCATTACATCTTGAGCACTACCCCAGCTTCATCAGTACTTAACACTGGATTCCGTAGATTTTGCCTGGTTTATCACTTGATTACAACGCCATACTGAGTAATGGTGAGTACTTATCTCTGCCCCAGAGCCATGTATCAGTGCATCTGTGAATGAAGGAATTGCTGCCATGAGCAATGTTTCTTTGAACATCGTGTGAATGAAGGAACCACTGCCATGAGCTTTGAAGAGCGCCGAGGCTATTACGAGAAACAAGTGATTGAGCACCGTCGCAGGGTACAAATTCATACCACTGACCATAACACGGTGATTCAGGGAATCATTTTCTGTGGAGAAGGGAGTGAGTTTGATGGCCGACTTTCAGATTTGCTCAATGACCCGCGGGCCTTTATTCCCGTCACCGATGTTTCGATATTTTTTGCGGGCAAGCTCATGACCCGCAATGCGTTTATGTGTATCAACAAACAGGCGATCGCCTTCGTGATTGAAATTGAAGAAGCACCCATTCCTCAAACAATCCCCCAAACAATTCCCCAGGCAATTCCCCAGGCAATTCCCCACACTGCCCAGACCATGAGACGATGAGTACCCCCGCTGTCCCCTGGGGGGCAAATCCCACGCTCAGACTGGATCCCCCTAGTTATAAATAGACCCATCCGGCATTAATGCTCCCTGCAAATTGACCCGTTTGAGAACTGCTTCACTCAAATCCGCCTCACTCAAATCCGCTTCACTCAGAATTGCGCCTCCCAATTTTGCCCCCCAGAGATTGGCAATATTCAAATCTGCCTCACTGAGATTGGCACCTCGAAGATCCGCCCCATGGAGGTTAGCGCCTCGGAGATTCGCCCCACTCAAATCAACGCCCCAGAGATTGGCAGCATTCAGATCCACCTCACTTAGATTGGCACCCCGCAGACTCACCCCGGTGAGTAAGGCATCGTGTAGATCTGCACCCCGCATATCCGCCCCACTCAGATCCGCCCCGGTCATATCTACCTGACTCAGATCCGTGCCCCGCAGATTCGTCCAACTGAGGTTGGTACCACTGAGATTGGCACCGCTGAGGTTGCAGCCCCGAAGATTGGCACCACTGAGATCGACTCCATGCAGAATTGCCCCCGCTAAATCTGCACCACTGAGAATCGCCCCTTGCATGCTGACTCCCGTTAAGTTGGTCTGGATGAGGGTAGCACCCCGCAGAATTGCTTCGCTGAGATTCACCCCATTTAAGTTAGCTCCACTCAAGAAAGCCACGCTCAGGTTGGCACGGCTGAGATTGACACCACTGAGGTTGGCATCGGATAGATCCGCACCGCTGAGGTTGGCACCCACCAGTTTGGCTTGGGTCAGATCAATCCCCATTAAGTTCACCCCACGGAGATTTACGCCACTGAGATCGGTGTTGGCAAGATTGGCTCCCTGGAGGCTGATACCTGTGAGGTCGGAGCCACTCAGGTTGACTCCCCCGAGGTTCGCCCAGTTGAGATCAGACCTTACTAGGATTACCCCCCGCAGGATTACCCGGGTGAGATCGGCACGGTTGAGGCAAATACCAGTGAGGTTGGCACCGCTGAGGGATACCCCTGTCAATTTGGCCTCATTGAGATCGGCACGGGTGAGATTGGCTTCTGTGAGGTTGGCGCGGGTGAGGTTGGCTTCCCCTAAGTCGGCTCCGGTTAAATTAGCGCCGGAAAGGTTTGCCCAGCTCAAGTCTGTACCCCGCAGAAACGCCCCCACTAATTTGACCCGACTCATGTTAGCGCCGATCAGCTTCGTGCCGCTGAGGTTAGCCCCGCTGAGGTTGGCCCCGCTGAGGTTGGCTCCGCCCAGGTTGGACTCACACAACAGGGACCGACTTAAATCAATCCCCACCAGGGTTGCCTCGATCAGCGTCAGCCCACTGACATCTGCTTCGTGAAAATCTCGCTCTCCCGCAGCATGCCGCCTCAATAAGTTTTGAGCATCCATTGCGTGCCTCGCAACTATTTGAACACCGGGGTTCCTGATTTTTTCGTTTATTTATGAATCTTCTGTGAAGTTGAAGCGGTAGTGTGTGATCTGGTTCACAATATCACAGGCAATCCGGCGGTTTGGCAGGTCTCTCCTCCGTAGAATTCAGGAAGATCTGTACTTCAATGTCCCATCGATTGCGACAATGGATGCAGGACTGAGCCAGCGCTGTTGATTGCTGTCGTAGCCAGGAGGTCAGATGTCTAACACACTGAGAAGCCAAGTTATCACCCAGGGCGTTCAGCGATCGCCGAATCGGGCAATGTTAAGGGCGGTTGG comes from the Neosynechococcus sphagnicola sy1 genome and includes:
- a CDS encoding MerR family transcriptional regulator, giving the protein MNTLTIKELTDAVGSGITLRMVRHYHQLGLMPLFRAIARKLPALH
- the moaC gene encoding cyclic pyranopterin monophosphate synthase MoaC, translating into MAKKLAKLASNVPQLTHLDAQGKTQMVDVSEKLPTLRRAIAGGQVRMLPATFAAIQAGNAPKGNVLETAKVAGIMAAKQTAQLIPLCHPLPLHQVEVTISADPQLPGYQIQAEVKTKAETGVEMEALTAVAITALTLYDMAKALEKSIQIEDIRLLSKTGGKSGDYQA
- a CDS encoding transposase, translated to ARAPKGKRARGKRPSKRGKRVSTISAISLKTVVTNVSIVGSTDGLTFEAFIARHLVPKLWKGACVIMDNYSIHNHDTIRKLIEDVGAKLIYLPPYSPDFSPIENCFSKIKNILRTIGARSYPDLANAIEDAFSQVSLENLKNWFTHCCYYASQE
- a CDS encoding cupin domain-containing protein produces the protein MAAQDIIVHNSLEAVAGSTADFRGVFLTRLENLGDLGVISEKVPAGRLGIPHYHRQGIDIFCVLQGTGELLLADLTSDGQGMTNERRIPVSAGSLYVVPAGIIHSLSASADSDLVFINVAPPEHITTDRLFLSQYLQS
- a CDS encoding transposase-like zinc-binding domain-containing protein encodes the protein MPVCPSGASSHRVKNGHIHNGKQRFKCHDCGRQFYFIHYYNASLLA
- a CDS encoding pentapeptide repeat-containing protein, translating into MDAQNLLRRHAAGERDFHEADVSGLTLIEATLVGIDLSRSLLCESNLGGANLSGANLSGANLSGTKLIGANMSRVKLVGAFLRGTDLSWANLSGANLTGADLGEANLTRANLTEANLTRADLNEAKLTGVSLSGANLTGICLNRADLTRVILRGVILVRSDLNWANLGGVNLSGSDLTGISLQGANLANTDLSGVNLRGVNLMGIDLTQAKLVGANLSGADLSDANLSGVNLSRANLSVAFLSGANLNGVNLSEAILRGATLIQTNLTGVSMQGAILSGADLAGAILHGVDLSGANLRGCNLSGANLSGTNLSWTNLRGTDLSQVDMTGADLSGADMRGADLHDALLTGVSLRGANLSEVDLNAANLWGVDLSGANLRGANLHGADLRGANLSEADLNIANLWGAKLGGAILSEADLSEADLSEAVLKRVNLQGALMPDGSIYN